The Syntrophorhabdaceae bacterium nucleotide sequence CTGGCAGAAGAGGAGTACGACCTCGTTGTTACCGGAGCGTTTGCGGAAGATCAACGTTTTACAAAGCTCATGGCGATCATCCGGTCTGATCTGTTCAAAAAGAGGTTGGAAGAGATTGGCGGATACAATACAGAGGATACAGGGACAATAAAATATGGTAAACTATAACAGCGGCGAACCCCGCGAAATGTAAAATGTGAAAAGTGAAAGGTATTAAACCTTTTACCCTTTACAGTATCAACTGGTGACGAAATGCGTGAGGTGAGATTTGTTCAATGTTCTATGCCCAATGTTACACAATTGTATTGTCATCGCGAGGAGCGAAGCGACGTGGCGATGACAAAAGATGGGATTGCCGCGCCCTGCGGGCTCGCAATGACAACCAGAGGAAAGGTTGTCCGCTGTCTATTGTTTGCCGACGGCTGATAACTGAAAGAAGGATTTGGAAATGTTAATCGATAAATACAACCGCGTGATTGATTATATCAGGATCTCTGTTACGGACAGGTGCAATCTGCGCTGTAAATATTGTGTTGATGGTGCATTTCCGTTTGTCTCCCACGAAGAGATACTCAGATATGAGGAGATCATACGGTTTGTAAAGATCTGTTCGGAATTGGGCGTCACAAAGGTACGTCTTACAGGAGGAGAGCCTCTCACGCGGAAAGGGATACCCTTTCTGTTGAAGGAGATCTTTTCAACCAAGGGTATTAATGATGTAAGTCTCACGACAAACGGAGTATTTCTCGGCCGGCAGATCCTCGAGCTGAAGGAAGCAGGACTGAAGAGGGTGAATATCAGTCTTGATACATTAAAACGCGAACGGTTTACCGAGATCACCCGTGTTGACGCCTTCGACGAAGTCCTCATGAGCATTGAGAGAGCCATGTATGCCGGTATCCGCCCTATAAAGATAAACACCGTCGTTATCAAAGATTTTAATGATGATGAAATCCTCGATTTCGCGAGGCTCGCAAAGAAATGGGGGCAAGAGGTAAGGTTCATAGAATTTATGCCCTTTGGAGATTCGACGCTCTGGGACAGTTCTAAAATTGTGCCATCCCACATGATTGAAGAACGGATAAGGGCCGTATATCCCCTGGAGCCATTATTGAATACCACGAAAGGACCGGCGAAGATGTAC carries:
- the moaA gene encoding GTP 3',8-cyclase MoaA; this encodes MLIDKYNRVIDYIRISVTDRCNLRCKYCVDGAFPFVSHEEILRYEEIIRFVKICSELGVTKVRLTGGEPLTRKGIPFLLKEIFSTKGINDVSLTTNGVFLGRQILELKEAGLKRVNISLDTLKRERFTEITRVDAFDEVLMSIERAMYAGIRPIKINTVVIKDFNDDEILDFARLAKKWGQEVRFIEFMPFGDSTLWDSSKIVPSHMIEERIRAVYPLEPLLNTTKGPAKMYGIVGSEGKVGFISPVSTHICSECNRIRLTSTGMIRPCLFSDTEYDVKSLMRRNAGDEEIKEFVKNVVKVKPANKHEMGQIRKCQRNLRSIGG